A region of the Romboutsia hominis genome:
ATTATCCATCTTGAGAATACAGAACTACAAGAATTTGATGGTAGATATGTTGATTACAACTTGTCTCTTCTTCAAACTAAAATCGAGTTACAAGAAATGGCTATTGCTGATGAAGAAGAAATTGCGAGAAATGAAGCTTTAATCGAAATATTAAGAGAAAAAGCAACCTATAATGCTGAAGCTTCTAGAGGTAGAGCTCTAAAAGCTAGAGTTAAAATCCAAGAAAGATTAGAAGCAAAAAAAATTAAAGCACCATTTGTAGATATTAAACAACCGTATATCAATTTAGAGACAAATAATGAAATTGAAGAAACTATTGCTTTAAAGGCTAGTGATTTTTCTATATCATTTGATGAAGTTCTTTTAGAAAATGTTAACTTTGAGATAAAATCTACTGATAAAGTAGCTATTGTTGGTACAAACGGTGTAGGAAAAACTACTTTATTAAAAGAAATATTTAAAAATAATAATAAATTTATTGAAATAAATGAAAACATTAAGCTAGCTTATTTATCTCAAATGCAAAGTGAAGTAGTAAATGAGTCTAATACAATACTTCAAGAGTTCTATGATGTTGGATTTGAGACTTATGGTGAAATTAGGAGATATGTTTCAAGATATGGTTTTGATTCAGATATACTTACACAAAAGATTGAATCTTTATCTGGTGGAGAAAAAAATATACTTCAATTGGCGAAGGTTTCTGCTAGTAAAGCAAATATGTTACTAATGGATGAACCTACAAGCCACTTAGATATTTATTCTCAAATGGCTCTAGAAAAAGCTATAGCAAATTATAAAGGTGCTATTTTAATGGTTTCTCATGATTATCATTTTATAGTTAACTGTGCGGATTATGTTTTACTTATTGAAGATAAGACAATTAGAAAAATGAGCATGCGTAAATTTAGAAAGATGATTTATGCTAATCATTTTGACAAAGACTATCTGCAAATTGAAGAAAAGAAAAAATCAGTTGAAATGGAAATAGCTTCTGCTTTAAAGGATACTGATTTTGAACGTGCAAAAACTTTATCTAAAAAGTTAGAAGAGTTAATTAAATCATTTTAAATAAATAATCCCTTTATAATTGACAGATTTGTCAATTTTAAGGGGTTATTTTTATCTCATAAATCAAAATTTATAGTTCACTAAATTATACAAGTCATAACTCCGTTATTTATGATACAGTTTACCACTATTTATTCTAAATAACTAGGTACTAATATATGCCTAGTTATTAAATAAAATTTGTACAACACAAACCATCTTTTGAGTTATACAAATTTTATCTAATATTTATGTTATTTACATTTTTATTCCCATTATGTATTTCATTTCTTCTGTTACATCTTTCCACTCATTCTTATTAGAGTCTTTTTTATAATCTCTGTCTTCTTTTTTTAAATCAAAAGTAATACTACAATACTCACATATATACTTATATATATCATCGTTGTTGTCATCTTTATAAACCTTTTCTAACTCTATTCTGTCGTTTTTCCTACAATATGGGCAACTTACTGTCTTGTACTTTCTAGCATCTACGTCTATTATCTCTTGTCTCATGTTTACTCTCCTTCATCTTATGTGATTTAAAATGTTATAAAGTTTTATTTTACATCTTTATTTTAGATATACCCTAAATATTTAAAATAAAACTTTGTGAAATATCGAAAATAACCTTTGTTCACATAAAATTGCATTTCACCTAGCTAGATATTTTCCAAATTACTTTTCATTTAAGACCTCATTCTTTATAAATTTTTCATTGTAATATAAGTTATATGTTGTAAATGGTGTAATTTAATTTTATAGTTATATCATATTTTTTCTATTCTCACTTCTAAACTAGTTATAAACTCATCTTCATTACTAGTCTCATATATATCAACATCATATATTTCTATAGGATCGCCTACTATCTTATAGCCATTTTCTTTTGCATAGTTATACATAGCTTTTAAATATTTTCTATTATTTTCGTATTTTCCTTTATAGGTACAACTTATGTAATCACCTTTTTTCAGGCTAAAATTAGATATTTCACTATCATCTTCTAAAAAAGCAATTACATGCTTATACTTATCTATTCTTCCTTTTTCTATACTTTTACTATCAAATATAGAACCTATATTGTTGTTTCCTATTATATAAAAATTATCTTCAAGCTCTTTTCTCAGTTTTTGAATAAGATAATCTACACTTTCATTACAATCTACATTTCCCCCAACTACTAATGCTTTTCGCTCATCATAATATTTCACTTTTAATGTTTCAAAATCATTTTTGTTGATACTTTGTTCTATTACTTTTAGCCTACTTTGAATATTTCTTTTTTGATTTAGTAATATTTCTATTTTATTTTCAATTATGTTCATTTCTTCTTTTAGCATTTTTTTAGTAGACTCTATATCCCTCTTTTCAAGATATTTTTTTATTTCTTTCATAGGTATATTTAAATTTCTAAGTTCTCTTATTAAATTTAGTTTACATACATCATCTATACTATATAATCTATATCCATTTTTATCTCTAGTTGGCTTTAATATTTCAAGTTCTTCATAATATTTGATAGCATCTCTTCCTATATTGTAAGTTTTTACTAATTCTCCAATTTTATAATAGCGCTTCATGACTTTCCTCCTATAAAAAAATTCACTTCTCTCATCTCGCCAATGATGTGACACTTACTCTCACTTTTGTAATATAAATTGTCTAAAATATTTATTTATATCACTAAAATACAAATAATGAATATACTTATATGTATGTATTTATATTAAATAAATTTAACAAATCAAATCTTCTGAATATATTGATATAACTTAATTATATCCAACATTAATAATCTTAGATTTAACAATCTTTTTTATTAAAAAGTATTTGACCTGTGTATTATACCATAGTTTATAGTTATTCTTGAAGGGAGTTGATATTATGTCTACAATAGCATTAAAAAGCAATAACAAAGGCTTAAATAAAAAATTTGTTAAATATGTAATTCCTTCTGTTGCTTCCATGTGGGTTTCCGCTTTATACGTAATGGTGGATGCTATGTTTGTTAGTAAAGGAGTTGGACCAGATGCACTTGCAGCTGTTAATATAGCTATGCCTTATACAAACTTTATATTTGCTCTATCAGTTTTATTTTCAATAGGCTCATCAGCCGTTATATCTATGGAACTTGGCAACAAGGATATTAAAAATGCTAGTAATTATTTTTCTATTACAATAGTAGGGCTAGTTATAATATCTTTTATTATAACTATAATTAGTTTATTATTTTTAGATGAAATAGCCTTATTTTTAGGTGCTACACCTGGTATTTTACCTATGGTTAAAAATTATTTAAGTATTATAATTTTATTTATCGTGTTTTACATAGTAAGTTATGCACTAGAAGTATTAATCAAAACAGATGGTTATCCCCATTTATCTACTATAGGAGTTATAATATCTGCTATAACAAATATAGTTCTTGACTATGTTTTTGTTTTAAAATTTAACTGGGGTGTTGAGGGTGCTGCACTTGCTACTGGCCTTGCACGTGCTTTTTCTTTTATATTTTTTATGTTCCATTTTTTTAGTAAAAATTCTAAGTTAAAAATTTGTAAATTTAAATTTGAGTTTAGTTACTTTAAAAGAATAATGACAATAGGTTTTTCAGATTGTACTACAGAGTTGAGTATAGGTATTGTTATACTTTTATTTAATCAGTGTATACTTAAATTCTTAGGAGAAGATGCTTTAGTAAGTTATAGTGTTATTTCTTATATAAACACTTTAGTGTTATCTACTATGCTTGGTATATCCCAAGGGATTCAGCCATTATGTAGTTATTATTATGGAACTAACGACAAATATGCTATAAAATATTTACTTCACCTTTCACTTAAGGTTGTTTTAGTATGTTCAATTTTAATATTTATAGGGTGTATGTTATTTGATGATTTTATAGTCCTTATGTTTATAGATAAATCTGATATGAATTTATTTAATTTTACAAAAAACACTTTTAAGATTTTTTCAGTATCTTTCTTATTACTAGGCTTCAATGTGGTTATATCAGGATTTTTAGCATCATTAGAAAGAACTGCTGATGCTTGTATAATATCATTAAATAGAGGTCTTTTTGCTGTGTCTTTATCTTTAATAATTATGATTTTAATATTCGGTGGTAATGGAATATGGATTTCAACAATAGCTTCTGAAGGATTAGTTTTATTATTATCAATTATGCTTTTAAAGAGATTTAATAAAAATTTAGACCAACTTACTTATAACTCTACAGCTCACGAGATAAAAACTGTATAATACTATAATCTTTATATTTCACTTAAATACAATATCCTTAAACAAAAAACTATGAAATACATAATTTATAGTAATATATGTATTTCATAGTTTTTTTAATTAGTTTACTTTATAAAAGATTGTCAACAAGTTTTTTACATTCATCTTCTATATCTTCTATATACTCATGTATATATATACCATTTCCACAAGCATATACATTATCCATAGAAGTCATAAATTTATCATTAACCTCTGGTCCTGTTGTTGATGGATTTAATTTTATATTACTTCTCATGGCAACTAGACCATCAGATAACATAGGTCTTGCAAATATTAATGTATCACATTTTACTATTTCTTCTTTGTCGTCTTTGACTAATTTAACACTCTCTATTCTTCCTTCTCCATAAATTGAATCTATTTCATAGTTATTATATACTTTATCAGTTAAACCATAAGTATCTACATCACTATCTTTAGATATTATACCAACTACATTTATATTTCTATTTTTTAACTCATCTTTTATCATATATAATGTTTTTTTATCATATATAAGTATATTTTTTCCTGGTACAATATTCCCCATATTAAGTATTTTATTTGCCATACCTACAGTAAGTATTCCTGAACATCTATCTCCTACCATATCTAATGCTTTTCTTGAACCTTCTTTAGCACCATTTGCAAGTATTATATTTTTTCCCTTTATCTTTTCTATACCATTTGCTGGATTTGTGCAAAGTATTTTATTTTCATCTTCTATCTTTATTACCATTGTATCTAGTTTTATATCTATTTCACATTTCTCAAGTTCTTTTAGTAAAAACTTTTCGTAAGTTTTTCCTGTTATATATCTTTGTTTACTTATATTATAATAACTTAAATTTAAACTTCCTCCCAATACATTATCTTTTTCTATTAATAATATATTTTTTATTCCCTTTTTATAAGCTTCTATGGCGCATATTATACCGCTAGCTCCTCCTCCAATTATAATTAAGTCATATTCTCTCATAGTCTTAATCCTCCTTAAATCCAACAGCTATTGAAGATTTAGAATTTTTATTTACTTCGCTTATATCTATTCCTAATTCTTTGCTTAATATCATACTTATAGGTATCATGCATCCTGTTCCTTGGCACCCACCCATCATGGCACGAGTTCTTCTTTTTATTCCATCAAGAGTTGTTGCACCTAATGGTCTTTTTATAGCATCTATTATTTCCCCTTCTGTAACAAACTCACATTTACATATCATCTTTCCATATGATGGATTTATAGCTATTAATTTATTTTTCTCTTCTATACTTAACTCTGACATTCTAATCATTTTTTTTCTAATTTCTTTAAAGTTTTCTTTTTCCTTTAAATTAATAATATCTGATATAATGTCAACTACGTACTCACCAATAGCTGGTGCCGCTGTTAATCCTGGTGAATCTATACCTATTACATTTATAAAATTTTTACAATCTTTAACTTCTTCAATTATAAAATCTCCACCATTTATTTTAGGTCTTAATCCACTAAAAGTATTTAATATTCTATCTACCGGTATATCCTTTATAGTTTTTTTGCTTTTATATAATATTTCATCTATACCTTCTCTTGAAGTTTCTAAATTATCATTATATTTAGCATTTGGACCTACTAATAGATTTCCATCTACTGTAGGAGTTACTAATACACCTTTACTTAATTTACTTGGAACTTGAAATAGAGTCTTTTCACATAAGTTACCTGAAACTTTATCAAATAAACAGTATTCTCCTTTTACAGGTTCTATTTCATATTTAATCTCACTAACTAGATTGTTTAAATGTGCACCACATAATCCTGATGCATTTACAACTATTTTACTTTCTATTACTTCTTCATCTTCTAAATGTATTTTATATATATTATTTTCTAATTTTATATCTACAACAGCTTTTCCTAGTATAAAATCAACTCCATTTTCTACTGCATTTTCAGCAAAAGCTAAAGCCATTTCATATGGGCTTACTATACCTGATGTCTTTACATGTAAAGCCCCTAATACATCTTTATTTATATTTTTTTCTATACTTAAAACTTTTTCTTTGTCTAAAATTTCTAATCCCTTAACTCCTATTTCTTCTCCATTAGACTTTAATTTTTTTATACTTTCTAATTCTTCTTCATTAAAAGCCAATACTAAAGCTCCATTTCTTTTAAAAGGAAATTGTAATTTATTAGCTAAATCATCCATCATTTCATTTCCTCTTAGATTTAACTTAGCTTTTAAAGTACCTTGTTTCTCATTGTATCCACCATGTATAATACCACTATTAGCTTTTGATATTCCTTCAGCTACATCTTTATTCCTATCTATTATAGCTACATCTAAGTCGTATTTTGATAATTCCCTAGCTATAGCACAACCTACTACTCCTGCCCCTATTACAGCAATGTCTTTCATATTAGTTCCTCCTTTGTAAAGAGCATTTTAATTTCTTCAATTGTTTAATTTATAACTATATTATATTATTACTATTTTCATAAGTAAAATTGATAATAATAATGATAACCATCAATATTTTATATGTATAAAAGTAAAATGAAAAGTGTAATCATATAATAATTTCTTATTAAATAATTACACTTTTCATTTTAGTCATTTATCTCTAATTGTCCATACTCTTTATCGCTTTTACTTATCATCTCATGACTAAATTCTTTTACTTCTTTAGTTTTAGCATTCACAGTTATTTCATATTTTTCATTACCTTTTACAAGTACTCCTTTATATTCATCACCATCATGATCTTTATCTAAATGAATACTTTTTATAGTAGCATCAGGAACTTTTTTTAACATTATATCCTTAGCTTCTTTTTCACTTATTAGTTTTTCGCTACTGTTATTTGTTTTATTGTTTGTATTATTATTTTGAATAATTTCTTGCTCATATTCAACTATATCACCAGTTTTTGCATCTACATCTACTTCATAGACTACATTATCTTTAGATACTTTTGAATTATATTTTGGTGTATCATCATTTTCATAGGCTATCTCTACTATATTTCCATTTGGTACTTTTTGTAGTATTATTTCTTGCGCTTGTTCTTGTGATAAAACGGCATCACTATTTCTCATTAGCCAATAACTTAATCCAGCTCCACATATTACAATTACCCCTAGCCCTATGGCTACTGATTTATTAAATTTCATGATATTACTGTTATAAAAATTATAACAGTTTCACCTCCTCTATGTCTTATCAATATAATTCCTTATTATTAGTTATATAACCATTTTTTACATATTCAAACATATTTTTATTTCTATAGACTATAATCTTGATTTTATAGCTTTTCAATATACAAATAGTGCTATATCCTCTTTATATAATTTTAGATATAGCACTAAAGTATTTATTAGATAGAATATTTTTCCAAATCTTCAATAAATTTTATAACATTTTCTTTTTGTGTTGCCCAAGATGTAACGAGCCTTATACATGAACTATTTTCATCTATTTCACTCCATAGACTAAATGAATAATCTTCTTCTAGCTTTTCTATAATTTCATTTTTAAATATTGGGAATAATTGATTAGATGGTGAATCTACTAAAAATTTATATCCTAATTCACTAATTTCTTTTTTTAATATATCTGCCATGTCATTTTCATGCTTACCTATTTCAAAGAATAAATCATCTTTAAATAACTCTAAAAACTGTATCCCAAGTAATCTACTCTTAGCCATCATTGCACCTTTTTGCTTTATATTAAATCTAAATTCTTCTTTTAATGAATCCTTACATATAACTAAAGCCTCTCCAAATAATGCTCCATTTTTAGTTCCACCTATGTAAAATGCATCAGTTAAATATGAAATCTCACTTAAAGTTAAATCATTTTCTTTAACACATAATGCAGAACCTAGTCTTGCACCATCCATATATAATAATAAATTATTTTTTCTACAAACATAACTTAATTCTTCTAGCTCGCTTTTAGTATATATTGTTCCTATTTCTGTTGAATTAGATATATATACAAGTTTAGGCTTTACCATATGCTCATCAGTATGTTCTTTAAGTACTGATAATATATCTTCTTTTTTTAATTTGCCATCTGTAGAATCAACAGAAATAACCTTGTGTCCTGTTGATTCTATTGCTCCTGTTTCATGTACTAATATATGACCAGTATTAGCCGATATTACTGCCTCATAAGGTCTTAAAAATGCAGAGATAGCTGTTAAATTAGTTTGAGTTCCTCCACATAGAAAATGTATATCTACATTATCATTTTTTAACTTTTCTTTAATTAATTCACTCGCTTTTTCACAGTAAGTGTCTTTTCCATAACCTTCACTTTGTTCTAGGTTAGTTTTTACTATTGCCTCAAGTATTTTAGGATGTGCCCCTTCACTATAATCATTTTTTAAACTATACATATTTCCCCCTATTTGTGTAGATAATTATACTTTACTTAATTCTACCATTTATTAAATATTTTTTATATACAGTAAATATATTTAATAAAAATTTGTTTCTCTTAAAATATGTGTCAGCAAATCATCTCAAAATACTTTTTTACATTTTATGATATATTTACATATCTTATATGTATGAGTTATCAACAGTTTTATTCTTAGTATTAAATCCTTGTACATAAAAAAGTACTCTCTATATCTATTAAAAATTATAGAAAGCACTTTTTATTATTTAAGCTATATTTAATTTTTCAATAATTTCACTTTCAAGCATATCTATATCTTTTTTATCTAAGTAAATTCTATATAAACTTATTATTAATGATTTTTCTAAGTCATTTTTAGAAGTTTCAAAAATATTTTTATAAACCTTAAATAAGTCTTCTTCATTTAAATTTGGATTTAACTTTTCTAACAATTTTTTTATTAAAATAGACTTATCTTTAGAACTTCCACTTATTAATATAGTAAAGTTTATATTTGTAAAAATATCATTTTGCTTACTTAAAAATTCTTCAATACAACTTAAATTCATCTGTTTATTTATATAATTAATTCTCATCCAAAAATAATTATTTTTTATTGTTATTGTTTCTATATCCTTCTTACTTATAGTTCCTTGAACTATTGAATCTAGTGTCTCATTATCAAAATCTACATATTTTTTCATAATATTTTTCATATCATTTTTAATTCTATATGGAAACACCATATTCATAGCTAACCAAGCAACTATAGCTGCAATTAAAACAAATATAACTCTATCCTCTAATAATTTAAATATAACAGCACTTGGTTGAAGCATTTTTACAGCTAATATAGCAGTCATAGTTGTAAATATACATCTTATATTATATTTTTTTATAGATAAGGCAAAATATAATGCTATTAAAAACACGGCTCCGATTAGTATTATATTTTTGTCTATCATTCTATATATTAATTCAAATATTATAGCGCCTACAACTGTTCCCACAACTCTATCAATAGCCTTTTTACTTCCTTGTTCTGCATATGGAAGCAATATTAAAGCTAATGAAAGTACTATCCACTTACCTTCGTATATATTAAAATAACCTACTATAAACACAAATGTAGAAATTACTAAAGATGCCTTTAAGGCTATATTAAATCTTAGAGATGACATGTTAAAATTGTTTTTAAATATATCTATATTTGATTTTAACTTTTTTTGTAAATTTAATCTCTTTCTTATCTTCTCACCTCTAGATTTATCTTCTATATATCTACAAGTTTCATCTATAGCTAACCTTAAGTTATAGTAATTATATCTAGCTAAATCACCTTCTATATTTTCTAATTCTAATTCATTATAGTATTTTCTAAATGTAATTTTTATATCTTTTATATCTTTTTTACCTAAGATATATAAATTTACGTCTTCAAGAATACATTTTAATTTTAGTAATCTATCTTCATATATTTCATTTTCCTTTATATAACTTATGGTAGTATTTATTTTTTTTAATAGTATTACTATTACTTCTAATATATATATATCATCTAATTCTTTACTAGATTTTTCTATAACCTCATATATATTGATTTGTATAGTTTTAAGTAAGATACTTACTTTTTTGTTTTCATTTTTTATATTTTTATTATCTAATAATAAATCTATCTCTTTTTTTATTAAGTCTATAGCACCTGTAATTTGCTTATCAGTAACTTTATAAAAATTATATTTAGTTATTATATAATATAAAGCCATTATCACAAATGATGAAAATATAAGAGCTAATATTCTTTTAGGCATCTGTGAAAATGTTACTGGATAATAAAGTAAAAGTATATATAACATCATAAATCCAGCAGTTTTTGGCGTTTTAAGTTCATAGCTAAATCTATAATATATCCAAAAGCTTAAAATCAAGCTAACTATATATGCTAAAAAAATATCTAAACTTGCAATATAAGCTGCAACTCCTATAACTATTTGTATCAAAGATAATATGATTATTCTTCTTGGAACATTTATTGTGTGATTCTCACCAAACATGCTAGCTGCTATAGAAACTGTCGCAATTCCTATTAAAACATTTTCTTTTCCAAATATCATAAATGAAAATATAGCTATTGCAGATATAAGAAATATTTTCATATTTTTTATTTGTTTTTTAATGTCAATTTTCACTTTCATCACCTTCTTATAGAATTTACGTACTTCTTTAAGTATAAATCAAAAATTTTATTTATAGTATATTTTTAGTTTTTTTTCTAATTTTTAGATTATTAATTAAATTCCAACTCTATTTTATGCAAAAAAATCTAAGCAACTTTATAATTAATATAAATCATTTGTATATAAAAAAAGTACTTACTATAAATTTTATAGAAAGTACTCTCTTCTTTAATACTGATGACTTAACTCTCCTTTAGTATTATAATCATCATATAATTTCTTTTTTCTTTTCATAAATATAAACACACCAAGCATCAATATTCCCTTAATTATACTACTTATAGTTATACTCCACCAAACTCCAGTAAGTCCAAGTAATCTTGGATTTGATATTAAGTAAGCTGTTGGTACTCTAAGTCCTGTAAATATAATACTTATTATAGATGGTATTGAAGTTTTACCAAGTCCTTTAAAAGCTCCTGATGTTATTATTTCTATACACATAAACAATTGAGAATATCCAAGTATTTTAAGATAAATAGTTCCTTCTTTAATAGCCATTTCTTCTTGTATAAATATAGTAAATACCTGCTTTCCTAAAAAGACTAATATTAAAGTGTTTATAAATCCAAGTATTATAGCTAATATTAAAGTTAACTTAAATCCTTTATTAACTCTGTCAAACTTTTTAGCCCCATAATTTTGCCCAATAAAGCTAGATAAAGATGAAGATAAACCTTCTGCTGTCATCCATGATATAGACTCTATTTGAGATCCTACCTTTTGAACAGCTACTGCTACTGGTCCAAATGACGCCACAACCACTCCTAGTAACATAGAAAATCCTGTAAACAATCCACTTTGTAGAGCTACTGGAAGCCCTACTTTGTATAGTATTTTATAATATGTTATTTCTATATTTCTAAATAGTTTTATTTTAAAATATCCATAATCATCCTTTTTTATTCTATATATAAATAAAGATGTAACTACTATTTGTGCTACGACTGTTGCAATAGCAGCTCCTGCTACTCCAAGTTTAGGAAAACCAAACAAACCAAGTATAAGTATTGGGTCTAGTATAATATTAGTTATAAGACCTACCGCATTTATTTTAAATGGAGTTTTACTATTACCCATTCCATTAAATATAGCTGTAAATACTGGATTTATAAAATAAAATATCATTCCTAAAGATACTATATATAAGTATGTTCTAGACATATCTATAACTTTTATATCACCTAATCTAAAAAATCCTATTAATCCTTTATTAAACACTATTAAAAATAATGTATATAATGTTGATAGTATAATATTTATTTCTATAGCTGATTTTATATAAGATCTCGTTTTATCAAGATTTCCTTCACCAATACTTTGTGCAACTTTAACTTCCCCACCAATTTTGGATATCATTACAAATGCCATAGCTAACCAAGGAAAAAATCCTGCTGTTCCAACTGCTGCAACTGCACTACTACCAGCCTTGCCAACCCAGATCATATCTATCATGTTATAAGCCATTTGTATAAATGACGTCCCCATTATAGGAAGTGCTAACTTTATTAATTTATCTAATATCTTACCATTAGTTAAATCTATTCTCTTTTCCAAATATTTCACCTCTTTTGTAAACAAAATAAACTAGATTAATATCACTTAATAGTATGTATTTTTAAATATAACTTAAATAAAAAGCATACTTATAAAAGTATATCAGAATTTTTTTTATTTTCAATATAATTAAATTATTTATACATATTTTTAATATATTTTCTATTATAGTAAATAAAGCCTTAAAGTGGTTAAATATTATTAAATCCAACTTTAAGGCTTTTTGCTATTTACTTATTTATACTATATGTTTCATTTCCTCGTAATGTTTTATGTATATTTTTTTCTAATATGACCTTTCCTCTTGATAAGATTTTAATATTATCAACACTCCAATCATCACCATTAGTAACAAAATTATTTTTTCTTATCCAGAAGTTATTTATCTTACTTAAATCAATATTTTTTCCATCTTTAAGCTTTATTATATAATTATCTATTTGACCTTTTTCAAAATCATTTCCTGCATTATCTAACTTCCATTCATATTTTTTATTATCAGAAGTTTCAAATCCAAAATATACGAAATCATCAGTTCCTGCATATTTTTCATTTGAAGTTTTTAAAATAACATTAAATTCGTTTAAGTTCTTAGTATCTGAAGAATCTA
Encoded here:
- a CDS encoding FUSC family protein, which produces MKVKIDIKKQIKNMKIFLISAIAIFSFMIFGKENVLIGIATVSIAASMFGENHTINVPRRIIILSLIQIVIGVAAYIASLDIFLAYIVSLILSFWIYYRFSYELKTPKTAGFMMLYILLLYYPVTFSQMPKRILALIFSSFVIMALYYIITKYNFYKVTDKQITGAIDLIKKEIDLLLDNKNIKNENKKVSILLKTIQINIYEVIEKSSKELDDIYILEVIVILLKKINTTISYIKENEIYEDRLLKLKCILEDVNLYILGKKDIKDIKITFRKYYNELELENIEGDLARYNYYNLRLAIDETCRYIEDKSRGEKIRKRLNLQKKLKSNIDIFKNNFNMSSLRFNIALKASLVISTFVFIVGYFNIYEGKWIVLSLALILLPYAEQGSKKAIDRVVGTVVGAIIFELIYRMIDKNIILIGAVFLIALYFALSIKKYNIRCIFTTMTAILAVKMLQPSAVIFKLLEDRVIFVLIAAIVAWLAMNMVFPYRIKNDMKNIMKKYVDFDNETLDSIVQGTISKKDIETITIKNNYFWMRINYINKQMNLSCIEEFLSKQNDIFTNINFTILISGSSKDKSILIKKLLEKLNPNLNEEDLFKVYKNIFETSKNDLEKSLIISLYRIYLDKKDIDMLESEIIEKLNIA
- a CDS encoding threonine aldolase family protein, with translation MYSLKNDYSEGAHPKILEAIVKTNLEQSEGYGKDTYCEKASELIKEKLKNDNVDIHFLCGGTQTNLTAISAFLRPYEAVISANTGHILVHETGAIESTGHKVISVDSTDGKLKKEDILSVLKEHTDEHMVKPKLVYISNSTEIGTIYTKSELEELSYVCRKNNLLLYMDGARLGSALCVKENDLTLSEISYLTDAFYIGGTKNGALFGEALVICKDSLKEEFRFNIKQKGAMMAKSRLLGIQFLELFKDDLFFEIGKHENDMADILKKEISELGYKFLVDSPSNQLFPIFKNEIIEKLEEDYSFSLWSEIDENSSCIRLVTSWATQKENVIKFIEDLEKYSI
- a CDS encoding MATE family efflux transporter, which encodes MEKRIDLTNGKILDKLIKLALPIMGTSFIQMAYNMIDMIWVGKAGSSAVAAVGTAGFFPWLAMAFVMISKIGGEVKVAQSIGEGNLDKTRSYIKSAIEINIILSTLYTLFLIVFNKGLIGFFRLGDIKVIDMSRTYLYIVSLGMIFYFINPVFTAIFNGMGNSKTPFKINAVGLITNIILDPILILGLFGFPKLGVAGAAIATVVAQIVVTSLFIYRIKKDDYGYFKIKLFRNIEITYYKILYKVGLPVALQSGLFTGFSMLLGVVVASFGPVAVAVQKVGSQIESISWMTAEGLSSSLSSFIGQNYGAKKFDRVNKGFKLTLILAIILGFINTLILVFLGKQVFTIFIQEEMAIKEGTIYLKILGYSQLFMCIEIITSGAFKGLGKTSIPSIISIIFTGLRVPTAYLISNPRLLGLTGVWWSITISSIIKGILMLGVFIFMKRKKKLYDDYNTKGELSHQY